In Desulfosporosinus youngiae DSM 17734, the genomic stretch GAGACCTTAAAAATTGACTTGTTTGCAGACACTGTTTTTGTATTTACCCCCAAAGGGGATGTGGTAGAACTTCCGGCGGATTCCTGTCCGGTCGATTTTGCCTATCGGGTGCATACTGATGTAGGACACCGCTGTATAGGTGCCAAGATAAATGGCCGGATTGTTCCCCTCGAAACAAAATTAAATAACGGGGATATCCTCGAAATACTCACCTCGAAGCCGAAGCAAGGGGGAGGACCAAGCCGGGATTGGTTATCCTTTGTGAAGACATCTCAAGCTAAGAATCGAATACGTCAATGGTTCAAGAAAGAGCAGAGAGAGGAAAATATTGTCCGCGGACGTGAAAGCTTAGAGCGGGAGGTTCGTAAGCTAGGGCTTGATCCGGCAGAGGTTCTTAAACCGGAAAGTCTTATGGCGATTGGCAAATCCTATAACTTTGTGGGTCTGGACGATTTATACGCTTCTATAGGAGACGGCGTACTGACCACGAATAAGGTTTTAATGCGCTTGCGTGAGGATCTTACGAAAGAAGAACGGGAAAAAATGCAGCTTGCTGCACTCCAGCAAGGAGAAGGAAAACCACCTTCTCATACTTTGTACGGTAAAGCTTCTCATGGGGTTCGGGTTAAAGGTGTGGATAACGTGCTGATCCGTTTCGCCCAGTGCTGTAATCCTTTGCCCGGAGATTCGATTATGGGTTACATTACCCGAGGCCGGGGGGTTTCCATTCATAGGGGGGACTGCAGCAATGTGCTTAGTCATTCTCAAGAAGAGAGTGACCGGATTGTGGAGGTCATGTGGGCGGAACAAGTGGATTCCACCTATCCCGTAGATATTCAGATTTATGGAAGAGACAAACCACGTCTGGTCACGGAGGTTATGAACACTGTTTTAGATACCCGCACACACATCCTCGGGATTAATGCACGAGTAGGAAAAGGGGATGTGGCCCATATTCAGCTGCGGATTGAAATCAGGAATGTGGATCATCTAAAGATGGTAATGCAAAAAATCCGCAAGGTAAAAGACATTACTGAGGTCAAGCGAATCCATTCGGGGGGAACTGAAGATGCGTAGTGTGGTTCAGCGCGTTAAACGCGCCTCGGTGACCGTGAACAATGAAACGGCAGGAACTATTGCAGCCGGACTTTTAGTTCTGCTGGCTGTCGGACAAGAGGATGGAGCAGACGATATAGACTGGATGGTCGATAAGCTTGTGGGCTTACGGATTTTTGAAGATCAAGAGGCAAAAATGAATCGTTCAGTCCTGGATGTCGGGGGAGAAATGCTCGTGGTTTCTCAATTTACCCTCTATGGGGATTGCCGTAAAGGCAAGCGCCCCAGCTTTTCTACAGCAGCACCGCCAGAACAGGCTAAGGCCCTATTCGATCAAAGCGTGGAAAAAATCCGGAGTTATGGAATAAAGGTTGAGACGGGAGTCTTTCAAGCAGAGATGGAGGTTGAGCTGGTCAATGATGGGCCGGTGACGATACTTTTGGACAGTAAAAAGAAGTTTTAAGGAGGTAGTGTTTATGATCGAAGGACGAGCTGTGGGTGCCTTGGCAGCAAATTGTTATCTGTTCTCATGTCCGGAAACGAAGAAAGCAATGGTCGTCGATCCCGGAGGTGACGGAAAAAAAATTTATCGCTGGATTCTGGAGCAGGGCTTAAAGGTGGAGTATATTTTACTTACCCACGGGCACATGGATCACATCGGTGCTGTGGATGAACTTAAAGGACTTCTGGGAGATGTCCTGGTAGGGATTCACTCGGCTGATGCAGGAATGCTTACCGATGGACGAAAGAATCTCTCCAGTTACTTCGGACAGGGACTGGCATTTCAAAAGGCGGATCTTCTGCTTAGCGACGGGCAAGAGCTTATGGTTGGCAAAGAACGAGTTAAAGTTATAGCAACTCCGGGCCACTCCCCGGGCAGTGTGTGTTTTTTGTGTTCTGACGGTTTAATCAGCGGGGACACACTTTTTGCCGGATCAATCGGCAGAACTGATTTCCCGGGCGGATCAATGAATCAACTTTTGGATGGCGTCAGGAAAAAGCTCTTAATTCTGCCTGATGATACCCGGGTTTTCCCCGGCCATGGTGAAGAGACCAGTATCCGGGAAGAAAAACAGTTTAATCCGTTCCTGTCCTAGCCCTGTTCATATTTGACAAATGCTGACCTTATTTGCTAAAATATAGTGATACAGGCCTTAGATATTGAAACAATGCACTAATGTAAAAAACTCACCAAACCTTTTGGAAAATCCCGCGTTGATCTTTCTCCAGAGAGGGCCGGCAAGACTGGAACCAGCCTGAAAGACACACGGTAGGACACCCAAAAAGGGAGTTGCTTGCATCGGATAGTCTCGTTAACGACTACAAAAGTGGGCGGAAGAATTCCGTCAATTAGGGTGGCACCACGAGAAGCTCTCGTCCCTTGCATAAAGCAAGGAACGAGAGCTTTTTATACTATCAGACTCCCATGTTCGCTGTGCCGCACCACTGATGAATGAAAGTAGGTCGCTCTGGTCGGGCAGCTTCTCCCACATCCTGCAAGAAAGCTAATTCGTGCGAAGACAGTGTCTTCGGCTAAGCAGTGCAATTGAGGCTGCCAAGTTTTCTTTATAATGCTAGACTAAACTTACGACGACATCGGATTTAAGGAGGAATTTGCTATGACGATTCAGCGTCCAAAAGGGACTCAGGATTTATTGCCAGGTACGATTGAACAATGGCAATATCTCGAAGACACTATTCGCTCGGTTTGCCGCGAATATGGGTATGAAGAAATTAGAACCCCGATGTTTGAAGCAACAGAACTCTTTCAAAGGGGTGTTGGACAAACCACAGATATTGTTAAGAAAGAAATGTATACTTTCTTAGACAAAGGGAATCGTTCTATGACCCTTCGTCCGGAATTAACGGCTTCGGTTTGCCGCGCCTATGTGGAGAACAAGCTTTACGGTCAGCCTCAGCCTGTGAAGTTGTACTATATTGGTCCGATGTTTCGTTACGAACGTCCA encodes the following:
- the dtd gene encoding D-aminoacyl-tRNA deacylase; translated protein: MRSVVQRVKRASVTVNNETAGTIAAGLLVLLAVGQEDGADDIDWMVDKLVGLRIFEDQEAKMNRSVLDVGGEMLVVSQFTLYGDCRKGKRPSFSTAAPPEQAKALFDQSVEKIRSYGIKVETGVFQAEMEVELVNDGPVTILLDSKKKF
- a CDS encoding MBL fold metallo-hydrolase; this translates as MIEGRAVGALAANCYLFSCPETKKAMVVDPGGDGKKIYRWILEQGLKVEYILLTHGHMDHIGAVDELKGLLGDVLVGIHSADAGMLTDGRKNLSSYFGQGLAFQKADLLLSDGQELMVGKERVKVIATPGHSPGSVCFLCSDGLISGDTLFAGSIGRTDFPGGSMNQLLDGVRKKLLILPDDTRVFPGHGEETSIREEKQFNPFLS